Within Macaca nemestrina isolate mMacNem1 chromosome X, mMacNem.hap1, whole genome shotgun sequence, the genomic segment taaaagccTACAAACAAGGTAACTAACATTAAATGTGAATTTGCTATAAATGTTTATTCTTATACTAGCAGTTTCACTAATCaagtgtattttaaataatataatctgCTGCATTTCTATAACAAAGAGATGAAGGCACAGCTAGTGCAAGCATAATAAAATCCATTTACCTCAATGAGAAGGCTAGGAAAAGGATGCTATCTCGCTTCACTTTACAATCCCAAACATAGATCTCAGTTACAAGTTCTGGTAATTTTTCATAGCTGCAGCCTAATAGCAACCTAAAAAAAGCAATGGATTCACAATAGTAAAGTCTTCACATACTTTGAGAATTCACTGCCTAATAAAATTGTTGACAAAGTTTATACCACTGGAGTGCTAGGTGAAATGCATTGTTAAATATATTTGgacataattttaaattgaaGACTACCAAGAAGAGACACGTGAAGACTGCAAGTAACGAATGATTAAGTTTTGGTTATTGTAAAAGCCGGTTGTTAACCTGGGGGCCCACATACTCCAACCATTCTGCTTCAACAATCGTTGACTTCTGCCTGGGAGTTTCGGTTTTTGCCTTTAGCACCATAAACTGCAGTCACCCAATTCTCCTGAGTCATTCTGTCATAAACCGGGTTATTACATTCCCCGATCATGGCCTCTTGCTCTGCCTCAAGGGCTTCTCCTGTAAAGTATAACACAGCTCTTGAGATGACAAAAGTGTGCAAGGTGTGAGCTAATGAGGTCATTCTCATTAGCATCTAGGCCCCACTGGAGAGCATTGAAGAAGGACTCTTGGGGAAATTCCCGGGTTGCGGTACACATCAGCCCCCCAAAACTGTGTCTTTCAGGACCGTTTGCACAGTGACgttctttcccttcttccattCTATCATGGTGCCAAAGCAATACTCTACCGCAGATCCCCTGAAGGGGTGGGGGTCACAGTAATCGAGCTTAGACTTGAGGGTGTATGTTTCGGTCAGCACCTCATTTGTGAAGTAGTCGTTGGGTTCGGAGTGAAATCCCAGGGTAAAAGTGAGTGGCTCCTTGGATTTTGGAAACTTGACTTTCACGTCTCGCAAGAGCTTCAGAATGGGATTGTCATacttttgtcgttgttgtttcgTTTTTTCGGAGtattgctctgtagcccaggctggagtgcagtggcgcaatttcagttcactgtaacctccacctcctgggttcaagcgattctcttgtttcagcctcctgagcagctgggactacaggcgcgtgccaccacgcccggctaatttctttcttttttttttttctttttgtatttttagtaaagactgagtttcaccgtgttagccaggaaggtctcgatctcctgaccttgtgatccgcacgcctcggccttccaaaatgctgggatttcaggcgtgagccaccgcgcccggcctagtcatATTTCTTAATCAGCGGGGCCACCTCCTGGACATTCTTTAAAGCCGTGAGCCAGAAATCGGGGATCCCTATAGGATTCTCTTTTTCTCCGTCCATATTATGTCCCTCGATTCCTTCATACTCCCCAAACACCTCCCCGACATCCTCGAAATCCTCCTCACAATCCTCCACCAAGTTCTCGTACTCTGGATTCTCCTCTGGACCATATATCTGAGCATTAGAATCACCGGCCACCTCATTATACTCATAGTCCGCGACCTTGAACTTCATCTCTCACACTCCTCTTTCGTGGGCTCATACAGTGCATTGGTGATCTGCCGTCTCTTTTCCAATAAGGGTTCATAGATGGCAGCAAACTTCCTCTCGATGGAATGAAATTCCCTCAGGTACTTGGCCTCTAGGACGGCACATTTGGTCTGAAGCTTTTTGAGAGTGTACACTCGGTACTTAACCACCAGAGGCTGCCTCTCAATAAAATCTACGTCTGGGGAGTACTCCATCAAAGACTGAGGAGAGGCTGTGGCTGCCACAGCACCGAGTAATGGGCCCTTTTCACCGGCTGTGCTGTGTTCTCTGAACCCTTCCATTATTAGCTTTTTGGCAGGGAAGCACTCACCGCACTGTAGGCGATGGCTTGGCCCAGGCCGCCGGCACCTGGGGAGGCTAAGACGGATGCTGAATGAAGCAGCTGCAGCTGCTATGGAAGCTGGCCTGGTGGCGCAAGCCGCGGAGGGCAAGAGTAGCAGGATAAAGGTCTTTCCCACTAGCTGCCGTGGCAAAAGGAGGAGGTTCCACAATCCGATTGTGCAGAAAATGACTCTCTAAACCCTTTTTTTGCTTAACAGCTCGCCCTATTTGCTGAGTAGCCGTGATTGACAAACCGTCGTCCAATGAATGATTAGATCCGTCACATTACTAGTGCCACTCACCTTCCTGGCGGTAGCAACTCCCATAGTTTCTATACGGGAGGGGCTTACTGAAAATCATCTGGTCGGGGAGAAGCGGTCAGAAACTGCTTTAAACCTGAGAAAACTTAAATGTAGAAGAGCAAAGAAATGAGGCGAGAGGTGTTTTTAGAGACCAGAAACGTGACTCAAAGCCTTATATTTAAATACAcgaacaaaagagaaaaggggaaaaacatcaaaatattaGCCGTGAATATCTTTAGATGGTTTGACTCCccattaactttttattttctaattttggcTTTTCAAAATCTCTATGAAGGTTGTGCACTCGCTTCAGATTGGATCAACCCTGATAATATTTACCGGTGTGCAGGGGGATGAGATGGAATGGGGATGGGGGGAAAGGAAGGCCTATGGTAACCAGTGCCCACAGTCATATGTATGACAAGTTCACACTTGACATCTGGGTTATCAATGACCCGGAGCACTGCTGCTGAATTGCCAATTACCCTTTCTCAATGCTGGCTCTTTTGGAGGCAAAATGGAAAGGATGCTTACATGTCAAGCGATATTACTGAAAAGCAAACCATTTGTTTTGAAATTCTGAATAAATTGGAAATATTTGATGACCCAGCACTAGAGAATAGATGAAAGACATAATATGATGTATTCAGAGCAGGGAATACCATGTGACATTAAAAATCCCTATACTAGGGAAAACAGGTTTTTTGGGGTGATATTTCAATATAGATCACCTATAATTTaaagatttcaatttttaaaaggggtttgttattatattacatatataaagggtttttaaaaataacagtttaGTGTAACAATCACATAAATACTCACAGTTAGGGTTTTAGTGTATTTGTTTCCAGGTTTTtagatgtgtgtgtctgtgtgtgtgtgtgtgttagttttataaaattataaatttattattggTTGAGTGTTTCTCACTCTACCTCAGAGCCACCCTTTTAGATGACAGGTTTCTAGGGACTGTTGATTAGTTGTTTTCTTATGTTAGATGTGGTGCCTGTGCCACTTTCTGCAGATCCTGATTTCCACTTAATAAAACCCCTAGATGATAATGACAAAgaagaggggaagagaagaaacGGGAGTAGAAAGAGGACAGGGTGAAATTCTTCCTATTAGGCTGAAAGGCTCGCGTTAGGGAGTCACAACTGATAGGTCCTGGAGCCTGTCTTGTGTAGAGAATGGACAGAAGAGCTTAAATAGAATATAAAGAATAGATGTTGTTTTCCTCAGTAAATATCCTGTCAATGTTTAGCCACtcctattgtgtgtgtgtgtgtgtgtttgattaaAACACATCTCATTTAAAATACACTGAAAGCAGAAAACTCAAATAATATGTGAAGTTTCAGTAAAGGTTCAGGTACATGCCTCAGTCCCATAGTTCCATAGTCATAGGTTCTaaattgctttgttttctttttttaattctgtaattGCAAaccgtttttctttttctaataataaatataatacaaacttactttcaaaaatttggaaaatgaggGATTCAAAGTGAATAACAGAAACCACCAGCAGTCTCACCATCCTGAGAGAATTAGTGTGATCATATTggtacattttcttcttctttatgtGTGTACAACAAATGCacaacttaaaaaattaagatcGTTGTATTGATTCTTCCATACCTGCCCTCTTAGGTTCCTATCATGAGCAACTTCCTATGTCAATAAATGGTCTTCaaaattattatgtaaaatatcatttattgatagttaagatatttaaatagtttaataaataataaatgaataaaaaaggatAGGTTCATTTAGATGAATTCAaatttgtaaatttctttttatagtcATACAAGCAGTCTTCAAACCAAAAGTGATTATACTAAATGAAATGTTGCCAAGGAGAAGTAAGCAATATACACTAGGACcccaatttgttttttttaaatctctcttttgATCTAGTTGTATACCTGCCGACCTACCAtcctacactcacacacacacaaacacacatacacacaccctaaTTTGCATAGACGAAGTTTAAAAGGTGACAAAGACACTATCCTTGACTGAACTTTAGACAGGCTCTTCTAAGCCCTCTTTTCAACTAAGCCTCTTCCATGGGCCTTGTCCTCAAGTCTGCCTAGTCCAGTTTTACCAAGAATCCTGCTAAGCTAGTTTAGACAGGATCTTCCGAATCTTGATATATGATCAACCTCCAAATCTGATCAAATTCCTCATCCCTCACTATCCCCTGAGTGATATAGGATCATCTTGGCCTGCCTTCAGCATGAATCCTATTAGGTCTGTTTAGCAAGAATCCTCCCTACCCTTTATGTCTCTTCTTAGTAGTTTTCCACCCACCAAGCAATGCCCACCATCCCACCTTCCTACCCCTCTAACTCTTCCCCTCCCAATCCCACCCTCACCTGCTGCTTTGCTATAAATCCCCACTTGTTCTTACTGTTCGTGGAGTTGAAGCCCATCTCTCTCCCCATTGTGATAGTCTGGATACCACCTATCACAATAGTCCTTAATAAAGTCTTCCTGACTGCTTTATTGGTATCAGAACATTTTTCAGCAATGTTTCTTTAACAATTTCTTTAACAATGTTTAAATACCATAAAGCCATATAGCCAGTTGTTATATCTGGAGTTGTGGAATTTGGGATAATTTCAATGCTTTTTTCTTCTGTACATTTGCCAGTATTTCCTATCTATTTTTGTAAGTCATATTCATGAGTTGGATAATTAGAAaccataaaagaataaatgaatgagaggagaagagagaagcccCAGCCTTTCCAATAGTAAATAACTCACCTCCCTTCAGAAGGAGACCAGTCcacaagagagacagaaaggagttGGGTCACAGTAAAAAAGATTCAATACTTTCAGTGTCCTCTGTCCACCAGCAGGTCCCATttagattacatttttttctttgaatacatGGTTTGCATACCCCAGGCATTTCAAAACACTCAGCTGCTGTCATCCAATTTCtaggttctctagagaaacagaactaatagaatatacAGTCATACACcatataatgatgttttggtcaacgacagtggtcccataagattagaATACCatattttactgtaccttttctaattttagatatatttagagacataaatacttaccattgtgctgcaattgcctacagtattcagtacagtcataTGCTGTACAGCTTTATAGCCTAAGAGCAATAGGCTATGAACTACCTGTGTAGTGGGCTCTACCATCTAGCTTTGTGTAAAGCAGGCTCTATCAgagtgaaaggagaaaaaatatacatttgttttgtcttttatgattgtatagttttctttactgttgctctttttttttttttaagtgcacttTGAGATAGATACAAAACcagggtggggtgtggtggctcatgcctgtaatcccagcactttgggaggccgaggcaggtggatcacctgaggtcaggaatttctttttctttttttttttttttttgagacggagtctcgctctgtcgcccaggctggagtgcagtggcaggatctcagctcactgcaagctccgcctcccgggttcacgccattctcctgcctcagcctcccgagtagctgggactacaggtgctgccaccatgcccggctagttttttgtatttttagtagagacggggtttcaccgtgttagccaggatggtctcgatctcctgacctcgtgatccgcccacctcggcctcccaaagtgctgggattacaggcgtgagccaccgcgcccggccgaggtcaggaatttctgatcagcctggccaacatggtgaaaccccatctctactaaaaatataaaaattagccgggcatggtggtgtgtgcctgtaatcccagctacttgggaggctgaggcaggagaattgcttgaactgggaggtggaggttgcaatgaactgagatcacaccactgcactccagcctgggcagcaaagtgagactctgtctcaaaaaaaagagaggaagacacAAAACTGGTTTTCAGAGAATTACAAAGGCTAAGACTGATACAAATCCATATGAGATCCAAATAGAATAACAAACACAACAGTACTGAACTACTTCTGTTTAAACCTGAAATTATTATATTGCCCTTAAGCAAATGTAATTTATGTACATTATGATTATATAAAATGAGTAGAGAAGTTTTTATTTGACATGCAATAACAATTCAGTAACTACTGCTAACTCCTTCCTtgcaaaagttttatttttgggAATTTTAATAAGCACAAATGTAAAGAAGCCAAATTGCTAATTTCCAAAGAGTGCAGATTTGTTTGGCTTGTCTTTCATTTAACTATGGAAATTCCTTGCCTCTATTATAAATATCACAGAACTTTGGCCGgttgcgatggctcacgcctgtaatcccagcactttgggaagccagcatgggcagatcacttgaggtcaggagttcgagaccagcctgaccaacatggtgaaaccccgtctctactaaaagtacaaaaattagccaagcatgatggcaggtgcctgtaatcccagctactcaggaggctgaggcacgagaatcacttgaacccaggcagagattgcagtgagccgagatctcaccactgcactccagtctgggtgacagagtgagactccatctcagaaaaaaataaataaataaaaacaaataagtaaataaatatcacAGAACTTTAATTGACAGTAATACAGCCTTGTAATAATTCTAATTCTAAAATGATGAAATCAAATCAGAAAACCAGTTTGACCCTCTAACTTATGTTAAATTAGAGCAGTGACAAAAGTATTGAATGTACACTTTCTGGcagattttatgtatttatttatttagacacacAGTTCAGATCTACATGGAAGTAGATCTTCCAAATACAGAGCAATTTAAATCCCATGGGTCTATTTCAACATATTAAATTTAGAGAACAATCCATGGGCTTTCCGAAAAACAAAATCTCTAATGAATTGACTAGATTGTCTTCTGATGACAGCATAGCGGATACATAAATAGTATCCTTGGAATCTGTATAAGAGAATGATAGAAGTAGCAAATCAATGAGGCTGTGGGTTTCACTTCTTTATGCATAGAGGTCAAGAGGTTTCACTGGGCTTTTAAATCCCCAGTATACTTATACCACTTCACCACCCAAAACAACTATCTCACCATCCTCCCTATAACATCCTCTAAAAATAAGCCAGTAGACATTTGTTTCCATAGACAAAGTCACAACATTCCTACATCTTACATAGATTACATTTAATAGTTGTTCCTATTGTTAACCATATAGgactaaataatgaaaataaaatcctacctacaattttatatatatttttatgttataactTCCCTGTACTGTATGGCTTTGCTATCATTTAAACTCAGAATGAACTTTTGGAGAATAAAAGAGTATATTTGTGCTTACAGATAGGAATTACTTATTTCCAGATTGTAAGTGTCATCACCACGAAGTAATGATATGTGGTCATtcacatgttaattagcttgagttagctattccacaatgtatatacatttcaaaacatgttgtacatgacaaatatatatataattttaaattgtcaattaaaattaaataaaatttgaaattgctTGTAAATAAAACCTTATATTCCtgattcaaaaaagaaatcatttatttctaaaatcatATCTAATCTTTTTCAAAGTGTGCTTTACCAATGTCTTTTTCTTTGGGGCTTGACATTTTTATTATGAGTCCACAATTTATTGCAAAATCCTTATAACATATTCTCCTCTCCAgcttcttcatctggaaaatcaTGTCTTCAGTCATATGATGAATCAGTAGCAATGTTGGAAATAACATTGAAtctcttgaatttctcctcatGTTTTATCTAGACAGTGAAATTTATAAAAGTCACCTAGGAAAATTTCTCAAAGTTCAGCCAACAACAGGAAAAATTGCCACAGATCATAGTCTCGAGTAAGAAAAAAGCAGCCACTGATATGGAGAGCCAGCCTAGCCCTCAACAGGTGCTCTCCTCTTTAACATAAACCATCTCACAACACCAATCTAAGAGAAGGCCACTCTGTTACAGTGATGGATCAAAAAGGGTTACTCTGCAATTGTGTTTGAATATAGAAAAACACATGAACATTGTTCAGAGCACAAAAATGACCAAATACTCCCTTATTCCGGCCAGTGTGAGTAACTACTGTTACTTTACCAATTAGAGTTTTAGTCTCATTCTGATATTCCCTATTTCtagataatacatttaaaaagacaatcaCAGAATTACACCCACCCCCCAACATAATCTAATCCAGAGTAAAGCCTAGCTTTCTTAAATCCTCACCCCACTTGCCTAATACAAACACAAATTTTGTATTAAATTCCTTTCAATACCCACTGTATGGAGTTGTTCAAGACAACCCCTAAATTCAGAGATTCACTACTGATCACAGAACTCAGCATACAGTCATAGTGACAGCTAAGATTTATTTTAGTGAAAGGACACAgagcaaaatcagcaaagggagAAGGCCCATGGGGCAAAGGCCAAAGGACACCAGGTACAAGCTTCCAAGAGTCCTAAGAGGTGTCACCACTATACACACTTAAACTTCTCCAGCAATGAGCTGCGCCAACACCTATTAGGTGTTGCCTACAAGGAAGCTCATCTGAGACTGAGTGACCAAGGTTTTTACTGGGGGCTAGCCACATAGGTACCCTCTGCCTAGCCCATAAAAGTATTTTATACTCTCAAAAGGAAAGTCGGTGTTCAGAGTA encodes:
- the LOC105496963 gene encoding putative nucleosome assembly protein 1-like 6, which codes for MEGFREHSTAGEKGPLLGAVAATASPQSLMEYSPDVDFIERQPLVVKYRVYTLKKLQTKCAVLEAKYLREFHSIERKFAAIYEPLLEKRRQITNALYEPTKEECER